A single region of the Sphingobium sp. TKS genome encodes:
- a CDS encoding glutathione binding-like protein: MIDLYYWTTPNGHKITIFLEETALPYRILPVNIGKGEQFAPAFLAIAPNNRIPAIVDTEPAGGIAPVSLFESGAILLYLAEKTGKLIPSDLHGRAEVLQWLFWQMAGLGPMAGQNNHFRYAAPEKLPYAIERYTNETNRLFGVLDKRLADRSFLTGESYSIADISSYPWVVPYERQGQSLDEFPHLKRWFEAIRARPATERAYALVERINPDANAPQSDEARRILYGQTAAVVRGR; the protein is encoded by the coding sequence ATGATCGATCTCTATTACTGGACCACTCCCAACGGGCATAAGATCACGATCTTCCTCGAGGAGACGGCCCTGCCCTACCGGATCTTGCCGGTGAACATCGGCAAGGGCGAGCAGTTCGCGCCCGCCTTCCTGGCGATCGCGCCCAACAACCGCATCCCGGCGATCGTCGACACCGAGCCTGCCGGTGGCATCGCGCCGGTCTCGCTGTTCGAATCGGGCGCGATCCTGCTCTACCTCGCCGAGAAGACCGGCAAGCTGATACCGTCCGATCTCCACGGCCGCGCCGAGGTTCTGCAATGGCTGTTCTGGCAGATGGCGGGGCTTGGCCCGATGGCGGGCCAGAACAATCATTTCCGCTACGCCGCCCCGGAAAAGCTTCCCTACGCGATCGAGCGCTACACCAACGAGACCAACCGCCTGTTCGGCGTGCTCGACAAACGGCTGGCGGACCGGTCCTTCCTCACCGGCGAGTCCTATTCGATCGCCGATATATCCAGCTATCCCTGGGTGGTTCCCTATGAGCGGCAGGGCCAGTCGCTTGACGAGTTCCCGCACCTGAAGCGCTGGTTCGAAGCGATCCGCGCGCGGCCAGCGACCGAACGCGCCTATGCGCTGGTAGAGCGGATCAACCCTGACGCGAACGCCCCGCAGAGCGACGAAGCACGGCGGATCCTCTACGGCCAGACCGCGGCCGTGGTGCGGGGAAGATAG
- a CDS encoding peroxiredoxin, with protein sequence MSLKLSDTVPDFSQDSTQGPLHFYEWAADGWVVLFSHPKDFTPVCTTELGTVAKLKPEFDKRGVKVLGLSVDPADSHQSWARDIEETQGAALNFPLIADHDRKVSTLLDLIHPNASDTTTVRSVLVIDPNKKLRLTLTYPASTGRNFPEILRTIDSLQLTDKHKVATPADWKQGDDVIIVPSLDDDAARNLFPQGWTTHKPYLRTVRQPETTG encoded by the coding sequence ATGTCGCTCAAATTGTCCGATACGGTTCCCGATTTCAGCCAGGATTCGACCCAAGGCCCGCTTCATTTCTACGAATGGGCGGCCGACGGCTGGGTCGTGCTGTTCTCGCACCCCAAGGATTTCACGCCGGTCTGTACGACCGAGCTCGGCACGGTCGCCAAGCTCAAGCCCGAGTTCGACAAGCGCGGCGTCAAGGTGCTGGGGCTGTCGGTCGATCCCGCCGACAGTCATCAGAGCTGGGCACGAGATATCGAGGAGACGCAAGGTGCCGCGCTCAATTTCCCGCTGATCGCCGATCATGACCGCAAGGTCTCGACGCTGCTCGACCTCATCCATCCCAATGCGTCCGACACCACCACGGTGCGCAGTGTGCTGGTGATCGATCCCAACAAGAAGCTCCGCCTCACCCTCACCTATCCGGCCTCGACCGGTCGCAACTTCCCGGAGATCCTGCGGACGATCGACAGCCTGCAGCTGACCGACAAGCACAAGGTGGCGACGCCCGCGGACTGGAAGCAGGGCGACGATGTGATCATCGTGCCGTCGCTCGACGACGATGCAGCGCGCAACCTGTTCCCGCAAGGATGGACCACCCACAAACCCTATCTGCGCACCGTACGGCAACCCGAGACAACCGGTTGA
- a CDS encoding TonB-dependent receptor plug domain-containing protein, with translation MDKKTTWLLALALAPVPAFAQDVEASKAGHAADDEIVVTGTRFGDRTVTTSPVPIDSLRGDDLRASGYQETTEVLRQLAPSFSFATPTTPDGNTHIHSASLRGLSPDETLVLVNGKRLHNAAWVNTGGTIGKGATPTDLNQIPAAAIGRIEILRDGASAQYGSDAIAGVINILLREDTAIHGTASAGTTYDGGGDAYEFSLGGGIKLGDDGFINATGYYRDHKGANRALPDTRQFYFGLSPTGTPQPLSARYGAGLGLTPPGGVAGTTIDPREATVNRNVWRFADEGDTKDASAVVNLKKPIGDAELYGFGGYRESKAHSNASFRRAGQDENVRAIFPDGFLPFVDTKSIDYSAGLGLRGDLSGWDWDLSSVYGGNSIEYRPNNTLNATLGAASPTSFYAGKFTNWQSTTDLTFSRDFDAGLAAPIGLAVGAELRYDGYKISPGEPDSYAFGTSRVLDGPSAGAIPTIGSQGFAGIQPGDAVDVDRHAIGAFAELNTEVVKGWQVNLAGRYEDYSDFGDTWNGQASTRIQLPAGFALRGSVSTGFHAPSLAQQYFSSTSSRTIVNNTTGFPEFVLVRTAPVGSALAQALGAQDLKPEKSTSFGGGLTYAGGGLTASVDYYHIDIDDQITLSSNYVDASGRRALRDYLASIGIPGVTSVRYFTNAIDTRTQGVDVTAAYTTDLRDWGALRLSAAYNYNQVRLRRVGATPTQITALGITTPLFDINERTRIEHGQPRDKIALGANWKVGPITFDARTTRYGRVEQVALTNQTPANVALIAQGSTPFRTVPTESGTAGNVDVIQRLKAKWVTDFSFTGEVTPNITATVGANNIFNVYPTKNIASTPLLTGADTFGVFPYSEFSPFGFSGAFYYARVGFSF, from the coding sequence ATGGATAAGAAAACAACGTGGCTCCTTGCCCTGGCGCTCGCTCCCGTTCCCGCTTTCGCGCAGGATGTCGAGGCCTCCAAGGCAGGCCATGCGGCAGATGACGAGATTGTCGTGACCGGCACCCGCTTTGGAGATCGCACGGTCACGACGTCGCCCGTCCCGATCGACTCGCTTCGCGGGGACGATCTTCGTGCCTCGGGGTATCAGGAAACCACCGAGGTGCTCCGCCAGCTGGCCCCGTCGTTCTCCTTCGCCACGCCGACGACTCCCGACGGCAACACCCATATCCACTCCGCGTCGCTGCGCGGGCTGTCGCCCGACGAGACGCTGGTGCTGGTGAACGGCAAGCGCCTTCACAACGCCGCCTGGGTCAACACCGGCGGGACGATCGGCAAGGGGGCGACCCCGACCGACCTCAACCAGATTCCAGCCGCCGCTATCGGCCGGATCGAGATCCTGCGCGACGGCGCCTCGGCCCAATATGGCTCCGACGCGATCGCCGGTGTCATCAATATCCTGCTGCGCGAGGATACGGCGATCCATGGGACGGCGAGCGCGGGCACGACCTATGACGGGGGAGGGGACGCCTACGAATTCTCACTCGGCGGCGGCATCAAGCTCGGCGACGATGGCTTCATCAATGCGACCGGCTATTATCGCGACCATAAGGGCGCGAACCGGGCGTTGCCAGACACCCGCCAATTCTACTTCGGCCTCTCGCCGACCGGCACGCCGCAGCCCCTCTCGGCGCGCTACGGCGCGGGTCTCGGCCTCACTCCGCCCGGCGGCGTGGCCGGCACCACGATCGATCCGCGCGAGGCGACCGTCAACCGCAATGTCTGGCGCTTCGCCGACGAGGGCGACACCAAGGACGCAAGCGCCGTCGTCAATCTGAAGAAGCCGATCGGCGACGCCGAGCTCTATGGCTTTGGCGGCTATCGCGAGAGCAAGGCGCATTCGAACGCCTCCTTCCGCCGCGCCGGCCAGGACGAGAATGTCCGCGCGATCTTTCCCGACGGCTTCCTGCCCTTCGTCGACACCAAGAGCATCGACTATTCGGCGGGGCTCGGGCTGCGCGGCGACCTTTCGGGCTGGGATTGGGACCTGTCGTCGGTCTATGGCGGCAACAGCATCGAATACCGGCCCAACAACACGCTCAACGCGACGCTCGGCGCGGCGAGCCCGACCAGTTTCTACGCCGGCAAGTTCACCAACTGGCAGTCAACGACAGACCTCACCTTCTCGCGCGATTTCGACGCGGGGCTGGCGGCCCCGATCGGCCTCGCGGTCGGCGCGGAGCTTCGCTACGACGGCTACAAGATCTCGCCCGGCGAACCCGACAGCTATGCCTTCGGCACTTCGCGCGTGCTTGACGGCCCCAGTGCCGGCGCCATTCCGACGATCGGATCGCAGGGCTTCGCCGGCATCCAGCCCGGCGACGCGGTCGATGTCGACCGCCATGCGATCGGCGCCTTTGCCGAGCTCAACACCGAGGTGGTGAAGGGCTGGCAGGTGAACCTCGCCGGCCGCTACGAGGATTATAGCGACTTCGGCGACACCTGGAACGGCCAGGCCTCGACGCGAATCCAGCTGCCCGCGGGCTTCGCGCTGCGCGGTTCGGTCAGCACCGGCTTCCACGCTCCTTCGCTCGCCCAGCAATATTTCAGCTCGACGAGCAGCCGGACCATCGTCAACAACACGACGGGGTTTCCCGAGTTCGTGCTTGTGCGGACAGCGCCCGTGGGTTCGGCGCTTGCCCAGGCGCTCGGCGCGCAGGATCTCAAGCCCGAAAAATCCACCAGCTTTGGCGGCGGCCTGACCTATGCGGGCGGCGGGCTCACCGCCTCGGTCGACTATTATCATATCGACATCGACGATCAGATCACGCTCTCCTCCAACTATGTCGACGCGTCGGGCAGGCGCGCGCTCCGCGATTATCTCGCCTCGATCGGGATACCGGGGGTGACCAGCGTGCGCTACTTCACCAATGCGATCGACACCCGCACCCAGGGCGTCGATGTGACGGCCGCCTATACGACCGATCTGCGGGACTGGGGCGCGCTGCGCCTGAGCGCGGCCTATAATTACAACCAGGTTCGTCTCCGCCGGGTCGGCGCAACGCCCACACAGATCACCGCGCTGGGGATCACCACGCCGCTCTTCGACATCAACGAGCGCACCCGCATCGAGCATGGCCAGCCGCGTGACAAGATCGCGCTGGGAGCGAACTGGAAGGTCGGTCCGATCACGTTCGATGCGCGCACCACGCGCTACGGCCGGGTCGAGCAGGTGGCGCTCACCAACCAGACGCCGGCCAATGTCGCACTGATCGCGCAGGGCTCGACGCCATTCCGAACGGTGCCGACCGAATCCGGCACTGCCGGCAATGTCGACGTGATCCAACGTCTCAAGGCCAAATGGGTGACCGATTTCAGCTTCACCGGCGAGGTGACGCCCAATATCACCGCCACCGTGGGCGCCAACAACATCTTCAACGTCTATCCGACCAAGAACATCGCCTCGACGCCGCTGCTCACCGGTGCCGACACGTTCGGCGTCTTCCCCTATAGCGAGTTCTCGCCCTTCGGCTTCAGCGGGGCCTTCTATTATGCGCGGGTGGGGTTCAGCTTCTGA
- a CDS encoding pyridoxal phosphate-dependent aminotransferase — MSGNEGFALTRRDWLAAGGVALLAGAPALAGTPTGSGATQPIRLDLNENAFGPSPKVGRAIAAHLRGLERYVGQSEVDALVGQIAALERVSPEQVVIGEVLEPLGLYLARQRPGGGNFVYSSPGYTALIDAGAPLGGIGIAVPLNERLENDLPALARAVDDRTLAVSLVNPHNPSGTINDRDALDSFIRDISKRTLVIVDEAYLEYDDLAQRSAIRLAREGANVLVFRTLAKIYGLAGLSIGYAVAPASLAQALRAAGIGAPHSLSRLALVAASAALGDQAHLRDIRARTAAERTRLTRVLDSLSLEHTDSKANFIFFRSPHVTDLRGRLAAAGIEVGRAFPPLSEWIRITVGLPRENEAVIAVLNGLHG, encoded by the coding sequence ATGTCGGGCAATGAAGGATTTGCCCTGACCCGCCGCGACTGGCTGGCGGCGGGTGGCGTTGCGCTTCTCGCCGGCGCGCCGGCCCTCGCGGGCACCCCGACCGGATCCGGTGCGACCCAACCGATACGGCTTGATCTCAACGAAAATGCCTTCGGCCCCTCGCCGAAGGTCGGCCGGGCGATAGCGGCCCATCTCAGAGGCCTCGAACGCTATGTCGGCCAGAGCGAGGTCGACGCACTTGTTGGGCAGATCGCCGCGCTCGAACGGGTAAGCCCCGAACAGGTGGTGATCGGCGAGGTGCTCGAGCCGCTCGGGCTCTACCTTGCGCGCCAGCGGCCCGGCGGCGGCAACTTCGTCTATTCGTCGCCGGGCTATACCGCGCTGATCGATGCAGGCGCCCCGCTCGGCGGCATCGGCATCGCGGTTCCCCTCAATGAGCGCCTCGAGAACGACCTGCCCGCGCTGGCGCGTGCTGTCGACGATCGGACCCTCGCAGTCAGCCTGGTCAACCCGCATAATCCCTCCGGCACCATCAACGACCGAGACGCCCTCGACAGCTTCATCCGGGACATATCGAAGCGGACCCTCGTCATCGTCGACGAAGCCTATCTCGAATATGACGATCTCGCGCAGCGAAGCGCGATCAGACTCGCGCGCGAGGGCGCTAATGTCCTCGTCTTCCGCACGCTTGCGAAGATCTATGGCTTGGCCGGTCTCTCGATCGGCTATGCCGTGGCCCCTGCATCATTGGCGCAAGCCTTGCGCGCAGCGGGAATCGGCGCCCCGCATTCCCTTAGCCGCCTTGCGCTGGTGGCAGCATCAGCGGCGCTGGGAGATCAGGCCCATCTCCGCGACATACGTGCGCGTACCGCCGCTGAACGAACGCGGCTCACGCGAGTACTCGACAGTCTCAGCCTCGAGCATACGGACAGCAAAGCGAATTTCATTTTCTTTCGCTCGCCCCATGTGACCGACCTTCGCGGCCGACTCGCAGCCGCCGGAATTGAGGTGGGAAGGGCGTTTCCGCCCTTGTCCGAATGGATTCGCATCACCGTAGGCCTACCGCGCGAAAATGAGGCGGTCATTGCTGTGCTGAACGGCCTCCACGGATAG
- a CDS encoding PepSY domain-containing protein, with translation MRRQLAAVIAGTTFVAATPALADRAPTAQERTAIEAVLKANGFASWEEIELDDDGPRWEVDDARTTNRAAGKFDLKLTPETLQIVKRERDD, from the coding sequence GTGAGAAGGCAATTGGCGGCCGTGATCGCGGGTACCACATTCGTCGCTGCGACCCCTGCGTTGGCAGACAGGGCGCCGACCGCCCAGGAGCGGACGGCGATAGAGGCGGTCCTGAAGGCAAACGGCTTTGCCAGCTGGGAAGAAATCGAACTCGACGATGACGGACCGCGCTGGGAAGTCGATGATGCGCGAACGACGAACCGGGCAGCCGGAAAATTCGATTTGAAGCTCACTCCAGAGACGTTGCAAATCGTGAAGCGGGAACGGGACGACTGA
- a CDS encoding helix-turn-helix transcriptional regulator: protein MGYVETFEKYRATKYGEGAAAMGLVFRKTGEFSASDLLREAAERSMHVTVQHAAMTHVDAPMMRGTVVAEDIQPGLAVAAHDLVYLCDGSYEAEVERSLMCALLVEGETEPMLLPRRSPIGHVVGEVALIGFSARTRCMRHYRTGQRNRAFALTIKPTFFERFEGDVSDAGLAAFRGLIDPGADEVIRQPPLVLAALAGELFHPSYGGQLGRLYQESLALRFVVEASARMRDEEDFGRLLGRRRTQRLCDARDILDNSLTHPPKTLDLARMVGTNVTSLQREFKQAFGTTIFGYVRAHKLAMADILIVEHGLGIAEAGYRVGFTNAAAFTAAYRRHFGHPPSRRERWPRTGSAAGANCGCDERIQRIETSNVSIASALASPATRHGALTTDG, encoded by the coding sequence TTGGGCTATGTCGAGACGTTCGAAAAGTATCGCGCAACGAAATATGGCGAAGGGGCCGCCGCGATGGGCCTAGTGTTCCGGAAAACCGGCGAATTCTCCGCTTCCGACCTTCTTCGGGAAGCCGCTGAACGGTCGATGCACGTTACCGTTCAGCACGCGGCAATGACGCATGTCGATGCACCGATGATGCGCGGCACCGTCGTTGCAGAAGACATACAGCCGGGTCTCGCCGTGGCGGCTCATGATCTCGTTTATCTTTGCGACGGCAGCTATGAGGCGGAAGTGGAGCGCTCCTTGATGTGCGCCCTGCTCGTCGAAGGCGAAACGGAGCCCATGCTGCTTCCGCGCCGTTCGCCGATCGGGCATGTCGTCGGCGAGGTCGCGCTGATCGGTTTCAGTGCCCGTACCCGCTGCATGCGGCACTATCGCACTGGCCAGCGCAATCGAGCTTTTGCACTTACCATCAAGCCCACCTTCTTCGAGCGTTTCGAGGGTGATGTCTCGGACGCCGGCTTGGCTGCTTTCCGCGGCTTAATCGATCCCGGTGCCGACGAGGTCATCCGTCAGCCGCCGCTCGTACTAGCTGCGCTCGCGGGCGAGCTCTTCCACCCCAGTTACGGCGGACAGCTCGGGCGGCTTTACCAGGAGAGCCTGGCCCTGCGTTTCGTTGTCGAGGCAAGCGCGCGAATGCGCGACGAGGAGGATTTTGGCCGACTTCTTGGCCGGCGTCGAACCCAGCGGCTGTGCGACGCGCGGGATATCCTGGACAATTCGCTGACACATCCTCCCAAGACGCTCGACCTTGCTCGGATGGTTGGTACCAACGTCACGAGTCTCCAGCGAGAATTCAAGCAGGCGTTCGGGACGACGATCTTCGGCTATGTTCGGGCCCACAAGTTGGCGATGGCGGATATTCTCATCGTAGAGCATGGTCTCGGCATCGCTGAGGCGGGCTACAGGGTAGGCTTCACAAATGCCGCGGCCTTCACGGCGGCATACCGGCGGCATTTCGGACATCCGCCGTCGCGGCGTGAGCGTTGGCCGCGAACGGGATCGGCCGCCGGCGCGAATTGCGGCTGCGACGAACGAATCCAGCGGATCGAAACCTCGAACGTCAGCATCGCCTCTGCATTGGCATCTCCTGCGACAAGGCATGGCGCCTTGACGACGGACGGCTAG